One region of Etheostoma cragini isolate CJK2018 unplaced genomic scaffold, CSU_Ecrag_1.0 ScbMSFa_152, whole genome shotgun sequence genomic DNA includes:
- the LOC117939969 gene encoding noggin-3-like, translated as MDHSFYLCALLLLALSLEGTMCQHYYLLRPIPSDTLPVVDLREDPDPALDPREKDLNDTELRSALGSHFDPRCMSLSAPPPEERRAPGSEHGTEAELRQRLPGAMPRDIRDMGVKASRKLRRWLQLWLWASSGCPVETAWIDLGGRFWPRYLRVGSCSNKRSCSIPEGMTCKPAKSTYLTILRWRCLQRKGGLKCAWIHVQYPVVSECRCSCPN; from the coding sequence ATGGATCACTCGTTCTACCTGTGCGCGCTGCTCCTGCTCGCGCTCTCATTGGAGGGCACCATGTGCCAACACTACTATCTCCTCCGGCCCATTCCCAGCGACACTCTGCCCGTTGTGGACCTACGCGAGGACCCGGACCCGGCGCTGGACCCCCGGGAGAAAGACCTAAACGACACGGAGCTCCGGAGCGCGCTGGGCAGCCACTTCGACCCGCGGTGCATGTCGCTGTCCGCGCCCCCGCCGGAGGAGAGACGCGCTCCCGGGAGCGAGCATGGAACCGAGGCGGAGCTGCGGCAGAGGCTCCCCGGAGCCATGCCCAGAGACATCCGGGACATGGGGGTCAAGGCCAGCAGGAAGCTGCGCCGGTGGCTGCAGCTGTGGCTGTGGGCGTCCTCCGGCTGCCCGGTGGAGACCGCCTGGATCGACCTGGGCGGCCGCTTCTGGCCCCGCTACCTGCGCGTGGGCAGCTGCTCCAACAAGCGCTCCTGCTCCATCCCCGAGGGCATGACCTGCAAACCGGCCAAATCCACGTATTTAACGATCCTGCGGTGGCGCTGCCTGCAGAGGAAGGGGGGGCTGAAATGCGCGTGGATACACGTCCAGTACCCCGTCGTATCAGAGTGCAGATGCTCGTGCCCGAACTGA